One Setaria viridis chromosome 3, Setaria_viridis_v4.0, whole genome shotgun sequence DNA window includes the following coding sequences:
- the LOC117847731 gene encoding UDP-glycosyltransferase 73E1: MASAAKQSKKLRVLLLPFFASSHIGPYTDLAFHLAAAKPGAVEATVAVTPANATVVRSALARRGPNGGGMVQVATYAFPAVDGLPPGVENLSMVAAADSWRIDVAASDENLMRPGQEGLIRERSPDAVITDFHFFWNVDIAADLGVPCVTFHAIGTFPTLALTHLGNAGVDDANANVATVPGFPSPDIRVPITELPEFMRGQQATSLPKENRLAVAQRRCLGIAVNTFFDLEHGYCELYVRNGYVKRTYLVGPLLLPLPLPSAGASAGDSPCIRWLDTKPAQSVVYLCFGSLSHVSEVQLRELALGLEASGKCFLWVVRANTWMPPGGWKERVGDRGMVITGWAPQTAILSHPAVGGFVTHCGWNSVLETIAAGVPVLTWPMVFEQFITERFVTEVIAIGKRLWPEGAGVRSTTSKEHELVPAEAVAQAVAAFMEPEGPGDVARARVKELSAKAHAAVAEGGSSHRDLHSLIDDLMEARAAAAAARP, translated from the coding sequence ATGGCCTCAGCAGCTAAGCAAAGCAAGAAGCTGCGCGTCCTGCTCTTGCCCTTCTTCGCCAGCAGCCACATCGGCCCCTACACCGACCTCGCCTTCCACCTCGCCGCAGCCAAGCCGGGCGCCGTTGAGGCCACCGTCGCCGTTACCCCGGCGAACGCCACGGTCGTCCGTTCGGCTCTCGCCCGGCGTGGCCCCAACGGCGGTGGCATGGTCCAGGTAGCGACGTACGCGTTCCCGGCCGTGGACGGCCTCCCGCCGGGCGTCGAGAACCTCTCCATGGTCGCGGCCGCGGACTCCTGGCGCATCGATGTTGCTGCCTCCGACGAGAATCTGATGCGGCCGGGGCAAGAAGGTCTCATCAGGGAGCGGTCGCCGGACgccgtcatcaccgacttccacTTCTTCTGGAACGTCGACATTGCTGCAGACCTAGGAGTGCCGTGTGTCACATTTCACGCTATAGGTACATTCCCAACGCTGGCCCTGACGCACCTTGGAAACGCTGGTGTCGATGACGCCAACGCCAATGTGGCAACTGTCCCTGGGTTTCCAAGCCCAGATATACGGGTTCCCATCACGGAGCTGCCGGAATTCATGAGGGGCCAACAAGCAACCTCCCTCCCCAAGGAGAACCGGCTTGCTGTGGCGCAAAGACGATGCCTTGGAATCGCCGTCAACACTTTCTTTGATCTGGAGCATGGGTACTGCGAATTGTACGTGCGCAATGGCTATGTGAAGCGCACCTACCTTGTTGGCCCCCTCTTGCTGCCACTGCCATTGCCATCAGCCGGAGCAAGCGCCGGCGACTCACCGTGCATCCGTTGGTTGGACACGAAGCCAGCCCAGTCGGTCGTGTACCTATGCTTCGGAAGCTTGAGTCATGTCTCCGAGGTTCAGCTTCGCGAGCTGGCTCTAGGATTAGAAGCCTCCGGGAAGTGCTTCTTGTGGGTGGTCAGGGCTAATACTTGGATGCCACCGGGGGGGTGGAAGGAGCGTGTTGGGGACAGAGGGATGGTCATCACAGGGTGGGCCCCGCAAACGGCGATCCTTTCACATCCGGCGGTAGGGGGGTTCGTGACACACTGTGGATGGAACTCCGTCCTGGAGACCATAGCCGCCGGCGTGCCGGTGCTGACATGGCCTATGGTGTTCGAGCAGTTCATCACCGAGAGGTTCGTGACCGAGGTTATCGCGATCGGGAAGCGCCTATGGCCAGAGGGCGCCGGGGTCCGAAGCACGACGAGCAAGGAGCACGAGCTGGTTCCTGCCGAGGCGGTAGCGCAAGCGGTGGCCGCGTTCATGGAGCCCGAAGGGCCAGGGGACGTGGCTAGGGCCAGGGTAAAGGAGCTCTCCGCGAAGGCTCACGCTGCCGTGGCGGAAGGAGGTTCCTCTCACCGTGATCTGCACAGCCTGATCGACGACCTGATGGAAGCAAGAGCGGCCGCTGCAGCGGCGAGACCATAG
- the LOC117850516 gene encoding uncharacterized protein isoform X1: MIRAPRLLAEHWPSPIRRRLPLSPTPRGSCRLALPPRAAFRAAQTLAPAPRLAPSRLGLLMDPAAPAPVQATAAEADAYEDAAEFEDAEAAGDDAGPGATTAGGGEEVRELPEELAKGVVCLECVTSAEAAAAGVGGTCRVYVVGTAHVSQESCDQVKAVINYLKPQAVFLELCASRIAILTPQNLQVPTMNEMIDMWKKKKMNTFGILYSWFLAKVASQLEVLPGAEFRVAFEEAMSYGGKVILGDRPVQITLRRTWGKMSLWHRAKFLYYIIFQSIFLPSPEELNKMVCCSNGSFHPCHQLKDMDDVDMLTLVIQEMSKAFPSLMETLLHERDMYMSSKLLKVAREHSSVVAVVGKGHVSGIKKNWQQPIQVKSLLELPVANEGASKLKILASIGALSGVIIASGIYIWGRK; this comes from the exons ATGATCCGCGCACCTCGACTCCTCGCCGAGCACTGGCCATCGCcaatccgccgccgcctcccgctctCCCCGACCCCGCGTGGCTCCTGCCGACTCGCcctcccgccgcgcgccgccttcCGGGccgcccaaaccctagccccggCGCCGCGCCTCGCGCCGTCCCGCCTCGGCCTGCTGATGGatccggccgcgcccgcccccgTCCAGGCTACCGCCGCTGAAGCCGATGCCTACGAGGACGCCGCGGAATTCGAGGACGCGGAGGCtgccggcgacgacgcggggcccggggcgacgacggcgggcggTGGTGAGGAGGTGAGGGAGCTGCCCGAGGAGCTCGCCAAGGGGGTCGTGTGCCTCGAGTGCGTGACgtcggccgaggcggcggctgccgggGTTGGCGGGACCTGCCGCGTCTACGTCGTCGGCACTGCTCATGTGTCGCAG GAATCATGTGATCAAGTGAAGGCCGTCATCAACTACCTGAAACCTCAG GCTGTTTTCTTGGAGCTCTGTGCCAGCAGGATTGCAATTTTGACACCACAAAACCTTCAG GTTCCTACTATGAATGAAATGATTgacatgtggaagaaaaagaagatgaaCACTTTTGGGATTCTCTACAGCTGGTTTCTTGCAAAG GTTGCTAGCCAACTTGAGGTTTTACCTGGAGCTGAGTTTCGGGTGGCATTTGAGGAAGCAATGAGTTATGGTGGAAAAGTAATCCTAGGAGATCGCCCTGTCCAG ATCACGTTAAGGAGGACCTGGGGAAAGATGTCACTCTGGCACAGGGCAAAATTTCTGTACTACATTATTTTCCAATCAATTTTTTTACCAAGCCCGGAGGAACTTAACAAAATGGTATGCTGTTCTAATGGTTCATTCCATCCATGTCAC CAGTTGAAGGACATGGATGATGTTGACATGCTAACACTTGTTATTCAAGAGATGAGCAAGGCATTTCCTAGTTTAATGGAGACGCTTCTACATGAACGTGATAT GTATATGTCTTCGAAATTGTTGAAGGTGGCGAGGGAACATTCTTCAGTAGTTGCAGTTGTGGGAAAGGGGCATGTTTCTGGAATAAAGAAAAATTGGCAACAGCCAATTCAG GTAAAAAGTTTATTAGAACTACCAGTGGCTAACGAAGGTGCTTCAAAGCTGAAAATTTTAGCTTCCATTGGAGCATTGAGCGGTGTAATAATAGCATCCGGAATATACATATGGGGTAGAAAATAA
- the LOC117850516 gene encoding uncharacterized protein isoform X2, protein MIRAPRLLAEHWPSPIRRRLPLSPTPRGSCRLALPPRAAFRAAQTLAPAPRLAPSRLGLLMDPAAPAPVQATAAEADAYEDAAEFEDAEAAGDDAGPGATTAGGGEEVRELPEELAKGVVCLECVTSAEAAAAGVGGTCRVYVVGTAHVSQESCDQVKAVINYLKPQAVFLELCASRIAILTPQNLQVPTMNEMIDMWKKKKMNTFGILYSWFLAKVASQLEVLPGAEFRVAFEEAMSYGGKVILGDRPVQITLRRTWGKMSLWHRAKFLYYIIFQSIFLPSPEELNKMLKDMDDVDMLTLVIQEMSKAFPSLMETLLHERDMYMSSKLLKVAREHSSVVAVVGKGHVSGIKKNWQQPIQVKSLLELPVANEGASKLKILASIGALSGVIIASGIYIWGRK, encoded by the exons ATGATCCGCGCACCTCGACTCCTCGCCGAGCACTGGCCATCGCcaatccgccgccgcctcccgctctCCCCGACCCCGCGTGGCTCCTGCCGACTCGCcctcccgccgcgcgccgccttcCGGGccgcccaaaccctagccccggCGCCGCGCCTCGCGCCGTCCCGCCTCGGCCTGCTGATGGatccggccgcgcccgcccccgTCCAGGCTACCGCCGCTGAAGCCGATGCCTACGAGGACGCCGCGGAATTCGAGGACGCGGAGGCtgccggcgacgacgcggggcccggggcgacgacggcgggcggTGGTGAGGAGGTGAGGGAGCTGCCCGAGGAGCTCGCCAAGGGGGTCGTGTGCCTCGAGTGCGTGACgtcggccgaggcggcggctgccgggGTTGGCGGGACCTGCCGCGTCTACGTCGTCGGCACTGCTCATGTGTCGCAG GAATCATGTGATCAAGTGAAGGCCGTCATCAACTACCTGAAACCTCAG GCTGTTTTCTTGGAGCTCTGTGCCAGCAGGATTGCAATTTTGACACCACAAAACCTTCAG GTTCCTACTATGAATGAAATGATTgacatgtggaagaaaaagaagatgaaCACTTTTGGGATTCTCTACAGCTGGTTTCTTGCAAAG GTTGCTAGCCAACTTGAGGTTTTACCTGGAGCTGAGTTTCGGGTGGCATTTGAGGAAGCAATGAGTTATGGTGGAAAAGTAATCCTAGGAGATCGCCCTGTCCAG ATCACGTTAAGGAGGACCTGGGGAAAGATGTCACTCTGGCACAGGGCAAAATTTCTGTACTACATTATTTTCCAATCAATTTTTTTACCAAGCCCGGAGGAACTTAACAAAATG TTGAAGGACATGGATGATGTTGACATGCTAACACTTGTTATTCAAGAGATGAGCAAGGCATTTCCTAGTTTAATGGAGACGCTTCTACATGAACGTGATAT GTATATGTCTTCGAAATTGTTGAAGGTGGCGAGGGAACATTCTTCAGTAGTTGCAGTTGTGGGAAAGGGGCATGTTTCTGGAATAAAGAAAAATTGGCAACAGCCAATTCAG GTAAAAAGTTTATTAGAACTACCAGTGGCTAACGAAGGTGCTTCAAAGCTGAAAATTTTAGCTTCCATTGGAGCATTGAGCGGTGTAATAATAGCATCCGGAATATACATATGGGGTAGAAAATAA
- the LOC117850517 gene encoding peroxidase 1: MWRERQRLRPPPPLLVAAAALVVVSALASAPEAALQVGFYHETCPIAEDVVLAEMRLILMEDATVAPALLRMHYHDCFVQGCDGSIMLRSRKKGNKTERDALPNRSMRGYDAIERIKARLEAVCPLTVSCADIIAMAARDAVYLSHGPWYDVETGRRDGNLTVAEYVENDLPPPDSNIVDVKTFFSVKSLNSKDIAVLFGCHSIGTSHCGPIQKRLYNFTGSMDQDPSLNPDYAAELKKLCPPPRPGVDDDGGEGKTKVPLDPGSNYTFDLSYYRHVLATGGLFQSDGSLLHDPVTRGYVEKVAKAKSPDEYYADFAAAMVKMGRTDVLVGDLGEIRPTCGIFVD; encoded by the exons ATGTGGAgggagcggcagcggctgcggccgcccccgccgcttCTAGTGGCGGctgcggccctggtggtggtcAGCGCGCTCGCGAGCGCGCCGGAGGCCGCGCTGCAGGTCGGATTCTACCACGAGACGTGCCCGATCGCGGAGGACGTCGTCCTCGCGGAGATGAGGCTCATCCTCATGGAGGACGCCACGGTCGCGCCGGCCCTGCTCCGGATGCACTACCACGACTGCTTCGTGCAG GGCTGCGACGGATCGATCATGCTCCGgtcgaggaagaaggggaaCAAGACGGAGCGGGACGCGCTCCCCAACCGCAGCATGCGAGGGTACGACGCCATCGAGCGGATCAAGGCCCGGCTCGAGGCCGTCTGCCCTCTcaccgtctcctgcgccgacatcatCGCCATGGCCGCCAGGGACGCCGTCTACCTG AGCCACGGGCCGTGGTACGACGtggagaccgggcggcgcgacggcaaCCTCACCGTGGCGGAGTACGTCGAGAacgacctgccgccgccggactcCAACATCGTCGACGTCAAGACCTTCTTCAGCGTCAAGTCGCTCAACTCCAAGGACATCGCCGTCCTCTTCG GGTGCCACAGCATCGGGACCTCCCACTGCGGCCCGATCCAGAAGCGGCTCTACAACTTCACCGGCAGCATGGACCAGGACCCGTCGCTGAACCCGGACTACGCTGCCGAGCTCAAGAAGCTCTgcccgccgccccgtcccggcgtcgacgacgacggcggcgaaggGAAGACCAAGGTGCCCCTGGACCCCGGCAGCAACTACACCTTCGACCTGAGCTACTACCGGCACGTGCTCGCCACAGGCGGGTTGTTCCAGTCCGACGGCAGCCTCCTCCACGACCCCGTCACCAGGGGGTACGTCGAGAAGGTGGCCAAGGCGAAGTCGCCGGACGAGTACTACGCCGACTTCGCCGCGGCGATGGTCAAGATGGGCCGCACCGACGTGCTCGTCGGCGACCTCGGGGAGATCAGGCCGACCTGCGGCATTTTTGTTGACTAG
- the LOC117847563 gene encoding peroxidase 1 isoform X1, giving the protein MASRAAVVVLLLSAFAAAAASAQLDEKFYSQSCPSVEDVVRKEMVRALSAAPSLAGPLLRMHFHDCFVRGCDGSVLLDSTANNTAEKDAKPNLTLRGFGFIERVKAAVEKACPDTVSCADVLALMARDAVWLVSTRHTVPSLQCVYSSPSRNSQHKFADSFTYHAQSKGPFWAVPLGRRDGRVSISNETDQLPPPTGNFTELTQIFATKNLDAKDLVVLSAGHTLGTSHCFSFSDRLYNFTGMDNAHDTDPTLDPMYMARLRGKCPSLDDNTTLVEMDPGSFKTFDLSYFGHVAKRRGLFHSDGALLTDPFTRAYVLRHATGAYREEFFADFAASMVKMGSVEVLTGSQGEIRKKCSVVN; this is encoded by the exons ATGGCGTCCAGGGCGGCCGTCGTGGTCCTGCTGCTCTCGgcgttcgcggcggcggcggcgtcggcgcagcTGGACGAAAAGTTCTACAGCCAGTCGTGCCCCAGCGTGGAGGACGTCGTCCGGAAGGAGATGGTGCGCGCGCTCTCCGCCGCACCCAGCCTCGCCGGGCCGCTCCTCCGCATgcacttccacgactgcttcgtcagg GGGTGCGACGGCTCGGTGCTCCTGGACTCCACCGCGAACAACACGGCGGAGAAGGACGCGAAGCCGAACCTGACGCTGCGCGGCTTCGGCTTCATCGAGAGGGTCAAGGCCGCCGTGGAGAAGGCGTGCCCGGAcaccgtctcctgcgccgacgtgCTGGCACTCATGGCCAGGGACGCCGTGTGGCTGGTGAGCACTCGCCACACTGTTCCAAGCTTACAATGCGTGTATTCTTCTCCAAGTAGAAATTCTCAACACAAGTTCGCTGATTCTTTCACGTACCACGCGCAGAGCAAGGGCCCATTCTGGGCGGTGCCCCTCGGCCGGCGCGACGGCAGGGTGTCCATCTCCAACGAGACCGACCAGCTTCCGCCTCCCACGGGCAACTTCACGGAGCTGACCCAGATCTTCGCGACCAAGAACCTCGACGCCAAGGACCTCGTCGTCCTCTCCGCCGGCCACACCCTCGGCACCTCCCACTGCTTCTCCTTCTCGGACCGGCTCTACAACTTCACTGGCATGGACAACGCCCACGACACCGACCCGACGCTGGACCCCATGTACATGGCGCGCCTCCGCGGCAAGTGCCCGAGCCTCGACGACAACACGACGCTGGTGGAGATGGACCCCGGCAGCTTCAAGACCTTCGACCTGAGCTACTTCGGCCACGTGGCCAAGCGCAGGGGCCTCTTCCACTCCGACGGCGCGCTGCTCACCGACCCCTTCACCCGCGCCTACGTGCTCCGCCACGCCACCGGCGCCTACAGGGAGGAGTTCTTCGCCGACTTCGCCGCGTCCATGGTCAAGATGGGCTCCGTCGAGGTGCTCACCGGCAGCCAGGGCGAGATCAGGAAGAAGTGCAGCGTCGTGAATTAA
- the LOC117847563 gene encoding peroxidase 1 isoform X2 — protein sequence MASRAAVVVLLLSAFAAAAASAQLDEKFYSQSCPSVEDVVRKEMVRALSAAPSLAGPLLRMHFHDCFVRGCDGSVLLDSTANNTAEKDAKPNLTLRGFGFIERVKAAVEKACPDTVSCADVLALMARDAVWLSKGPFWAVPLGRRDGRVSISNETDQLPPPTGNFTELTQIFATKNLDAKDLVVLSAGHTLGTSHCFSFSDRLYNFTGMDNAHDTDPTLDPMYMARLRGKCPSLDDNTTLVEMDPGSFKTFDLSYFGHVAKRRGLFHSDGALLTDPFTRAYVLRHATGAYREEFFADFAASMVKMGSVEVLTGSQGEIRKKCSVVN from the exons ATGGCGTCCAGGGCGGCCGTCGTGGTCCTGCTGCTCTCGgcgttcgcggcggcggcggcgtcggcgcagcTGGACGAAAAGTTCTACAGCCAGTCGTGCCCCAGCGTGGAGGACGTCGTCCGGAAGGAGATGGTGCGCGCGCTCTCCGCCGCACCCAGCCTCGCCGGGCCGCTCCTCCGCATgcacttccacgactgcttcgtcagg GGGTGCGACGGCTCGGTGCTCCTGGACTCCACCGCGAACAACACGGCGGAGAAGGACGCGAAGCCGAACCTGACGCTGCGCGGCTTCGGCTTCATCGAGAGGGTCAAGGCCGCCGTGGAGAAGGCGTGCCCGGAcaccgtctcctgcgccgacgtgCTGGCACTCATGGCCAGGGACGCCGTGTGGCTG AGCAAGGGCCCATTCTGGGCGGTGCCCCTCGGCCGGCGCGACGGCAGGGTGTCCATCTCCAACGAGACCGACCAGCTTCCGCCTCCCACGGGCAACTTCACGGAGCTGACCCAGATCTTCGCGACCAAGAACCTCGACGCCAAGGACCTCGTCGTCCTCTCCGCCGGCCACACCCTCGGCACCTCCCACTGCTTCTCCTTCTCGGACCGGCTCTACAACTTCACTGGCATGGACAACGCCCACGACACCGACCCGACGCTGGACCCCATGTACATGGCGCGCCTCCGCGGCAAGTGCCCGAGCCTCGACGACAACACGACGCTGGTGGAGATGGACCCCGGCAGCTTCAAGACCTTCGACCTGAGCTACTTCGGCCACGTGGCCAAGCGCAGGGGCCTCTTCCACTCCGACGGCGCGCTGCTCACCGACCCCTTCACCCGCGCCTACGTGCTCCGCCACGCCACCGGCGCCTACAGGGAGGAGTTCTTCGCCGACTTCGCCGCGTCCATGGTCAAGATGGGCTCCGTCGAGGTGCTCACCGGCAGCCAGGGCGAGATCAGGAAGAAGTGCAGCGTCGTGAATTAA
- the LOC117847651 gene encoding 19 kDa globulin has protein sequence MAKFVVAAATAALCLAALVAMAAGQSGFERQRLRDLRCQREVEENPLWACRQVLDRQLTGGMRYGVGPFRWGTGLRMRCCQQLQDVSRECRCSAVRRMVRGYEEAMPPLEEGPYGYGGEQGEGYYGGGEGGEGYLPFPPRRIGRVRLTKAQQYAAGLPMMCRLEPQECSVFSGDQYK, from the coding sequence ATGGCCAAgttcgtcgtcgccgccgccacagccGCGCTGTGCCTGGCGGCCCTGGttgccatggccgccggccaaAGCGGGTTCGAGCGGCAGAGGCTCAGGGACCTCCGGTGCCAGCGCGAGGTCGAGGAGAACCCTCTGTGGGCGTGCCGGCAGGTCCTCGACCGGCAGCTGACCGGCGGCATGCGCTACGGCGTCGGCCCGTTCCGGTGGGGCACCGGGCTCCGGATGCGGTGCTGCCAGCAGCTCCAGGACGTGAGCCGCGAGTGCCGGTGCTCCGCCGTCCGCCGCATGGTGCGCGGCTACGAGGAGGCCATGCCGCCGCTGGAGGAGGGGCCCTACGGCTACGGCGGCGAGCAAGGAGAAGGGtactacggcggcggcgagggaggggaggggtacCTGCCGTTTCCTCCTAGAAGGATCGGTCGCGTGAGGTTGACGAAGGCCCAGCAGTACGCCGCGGGGCTGCCGATGATGTGCCGGCTGGAGCCACAGGAGTGCAGCGTCTTCTCCGGCGACCAGTACAAGTAG